In Candidatus Hydrogenedentota bacterium, one DNA window encodes the following:
- a CDS encoding TolC family protein — protein sequence MWLILLVSVIGAEPEVQPPAFFAGNEELHAYLMEAAENHPGLHARHAEWLAALEKIPQVTALDNPQFTYSYFVRSEESQYRVGLMQMFPWFGTLRARGDAAVSEAEAALQRFYAERNTLFTDVKRAYFEYAYLSENFRVTQGQVELLQYMEETVRTKYALGLATEDELLRVQMEQSAIQDRLKELAQFRPALAARLTTALGRDNAEPPEWPEPCGLPPAPPEPAAVLARVRGANPEVRVMDHVIDARAAEIRLAKKMGYPEFTLGVEFEEMKNMPPMMDKTTATLEAAGAANSLLTGMAANPFEAAMNVNSLAQYDRFVTGKEPDDDLMVSLTLSLPVWRKKVKAGIAEARQMKSAAEHEKQRVILSLEEATRMAYFEMQDAQRRYSLYADDLLPKARLAYESLQVSYATSAGADFLDLLQSVQTLLNFELEQVRAVRDVQQASARLESLMGGPWMESGDSAALAGDDLLSDKAKFPITVKRNGDGNTEG from the coding sequence ATGTGGTTGATTCTTCTAGTTAGCGTTATCGGTGCGGAGCCCGAGGTACAGCCGCCAGCCTTTTTCGCCGGGAACGAAGAACTTCATGCGTACCTTATGGAAGCGGCCGAAAACCACCCCGGTCTCCATGCAAGGCACGCGGAATGGCTGGCGGCTCTCGAGAAGATTCCCCAGGTTACCGCCCTCGATAACCCCCAATTCACCTACAGCTATTTTGTCCGCTCGGAGGAATCTCAATACCGTGTCGGCCTTATGCAGATGTTTCCGTGGTTCGGTACGTTGCGCGCGCGAGGCGACGCCGCGGTCTCGGAAGCTGAAGCGGCCCTCCAACGGTTCTACGCGGAGCGAAATACCCTGTTCACCGATGTCAAACGCGCTTACTTTGAGTATGCCTACCTGAGCGAGAACTTTCGGGTCACTCAGGGGCAGGTCGAATTGCTGCAATATATGGAAGAAACAGTTCGAACAAAGTACGCTCTGGGCCTGGCCACCGAGGACGAACTCCTTCGCGTCCAGATGGAGCAATCGGCCATCCAAGACCGCCTGAAGGAACTGGCCCAGTTTCGCCCCGCCCTTGCAGCGCGTCTGACCACGGCCCTGGGACGTGACAACGCAGAACCACCCGAGTGGCCCGAGCCTTGCGGATTGCCGCCCGCTCCGCCGGAGCCTGCCGCCGTGCTCGCTCGTGTGCGTGGGGCCAATCCTGAAGTCCGCGTTATGGATCACGTAATTGACGCGCGAGCCGCCGAGATTCGTCTGGCGAAGAAGATGGGCTACCCGGAATTCACCCTCGGAGTCGAGTTCGAGGAAATGAAAAACATGCCTCCCATGATGGACAAGACCACTGCGACCCTTGAGGCCGCCGGTGCGGCGAACAGCCTGCTGACCGGCATGGCGGCAAACCCTTTCGAAGCCGCCATGAACGTGAACTCCCTGGCGCAATATGACCGGTTTGTGACCGGAAAAGAGCCTGACGACGACTTGATGGTCTCTCTAACGCTAAGCCTGCCGGTCTGGCGGAAGAAGGTGAAGGCGGGCATCGCGGAAGCACGGCAGATGAAATCGGCTGCGGAACACGAAAAGCAACGCGTCATCTTATCGCTTGAAGAAGCAACGCGTATGGCGTACTTCGAGATGCAGGACGCGCAACGCCGTTACAGTCTGTACGCGGATGACCTGCTGCCAAAAGCCCGTCTTGCCTATGAAAGCCTTCAGGTCAGCTATGCTACCAGCGCGGGCGCGGATTTTCTCGACCTGCTTCAAAGCGTGCAAACCCTGCTCAACTTTGAACTCGAGCAAGTGCGCGCGGTCCGGGACGTGCAACAGGCTTCCGCGCGGTTGGAGTCCCTGATGGGCGGCCCGTGGATGGAGTCTGGCGATTCGGCCGCTTTAGCTGGTGACGATTTGTTGAGCGACAAAGCGAAGTTTCCCATAACCGTCAAGCGAAACGGCGACGGAAACACGGAGGGTTAA
- the rimO gene encoding 30S ribosomal protein S12 methylthiotransferase RimO has protein sequence MRIGLVTLGCDKNTVDNEYIAGLFEARGCTVVFEPSPDGPGLDAVVVLTCGFIADAKQQSIETLVAWAEAAARDGAPRLYAAGCLAQCHAPELLDAIPEIQGVVGVGQFTQLVDLVVSGASRRDLVRPKPLVEIASPLPRRRADTRPYSFLKIADGCNHACSFCSIPLMKGRLRSVPPEILLEEAQTLLAEGVRELVLVAQDVSVYGWDRHGSYGLPELLRDLCALPGDFWLRCMYCYPGGITSELLEVMASEPKVVPYIDVPLQHVDPEILRRMRRPSNRINPRRLVARLRQAIPGIALRTTMIVGFPGETPAEHRRMLDGIRELRFDWLGAFPYSREPGTSAAVAPRQVGERVRQNRWEAVMAAQAEIAQENSRSRIGNVERVLVEDYDKNHSQWVGRSAREAPEVDGVVLLQSARKLHPGQFVTAKIIGADIYDVTARVIRE, from the coding sequence ATGCGAATCGGTTTAGTCACCCTCGGTTGCGACAAGAACACCGTTGACAATGAATATATCGCCGGACTGTTCGAAGCCCGCGGGTGTACCGTCGTCTTCGAACCCTCACCCGACGGCCCCGGGCTCGATGCCGTGGTTGTTCTCACCTGCGGTTTCATCGCAGACGCCAAACAACAGTCCATTGAGACGCTCGTAGCATGGGCGGAAGCAGCGGCTCGCGACGGGGCTCCTCGCCTGTACGCCGCGGGCTGCCTGGCACAGTGCCATGCCCCGGAATTGCTCGATGCCATCCCCGAGATTCAGGGCGTTGTCGGAGTCGGCCAATTCACCCAGCTTGTAGACCTTGTCGTTTCCGGTGCATCGCGCAGAGACCTCGTGAGACCCAAACCCCTTGTAGAGATTGCCTCGCCCTTGCCGCGCCGCAGAGCCGACACCCGTCCATATTCGTTCCTCAAAATTGCCGACGGATGCAACCATGCATGCAGCTTCTGCTCGATTCCCCTTATGAAAGGCCGCTTGCGCTCCGTCCCCCCTGAGATCCTCCTCGAAGAAGCACAAACCCTCCTTGCGGAGGGCGTCCGCGAACTCGTTCTCGTGGCCCAGGACGTCTCCGTCTACGGATGGGACAGACACGGCTCATACGGGCTTCCCGAACTCCTGCGCGACCTGTGCGCCCTCCCCGGCGACTTCTGGCTGCGCTGCATGTACTGCTATCCCGGCGGAATCACCAGCGAGCTGCTCGAAGTCATGGCCTCCGAACCCAAGGTTGTTCCCTACATCGACGTGCCTCTCCAACACGTTGACCCCGAGATCCTCAGGCGCATGCGCCGGCCTTCGAACCGGATCAACCCGCGCCGCCTCGTGGCTCGCTTACGTCAAGCCATACCCGGCATCGCGCTCCGCACCACCATGATCGTCGGGTTTCCAGGTGAAACCCCGGCCGAGCATCGCCGAATGCTCGACGGCATACGAGAACTCCGGTTCGACTGGCTGGGCGCGTTTCCCTATTCGCGCGAACCCGGAACCTCCGCCGCCGTCGCGCCGCGACAGGTTGGAGAACGCGTCCGCCAGAACCGATGGGAAGCCGTGATGGCCGCGCAGGCCGAGATCGCCCAGGAAAATAGCCGCTCGAGAATCGGCAACGTCGAGCGCGTGCTCGTCGAAGACTACGACAAGAACCACAGCCAGTGGGTCGGAAGGTCCGCCCGTGAAGCCCCCGAAGTCGACGGGGTCGTCCTGCTCCAATCAGCCCGAAAACTACACCCGGGCCAGTTCGTCACGGCCAAGATCATCGGCGCCGATATCTACGACGTTACTGCCCGGGTCATCAGGGAATAA